Proteins from a single region of Festucalex cinctus isolate MCC-2025b chromosome 19, RoL_Fcin_1.0, whole genome shotgun sequence:
- the ago3b gene encoding protein argonaute-3 isoform X3, whose amino-acid sequence MESGTTGAASAQALFSLPQRPGYGTVGKPIKLLANCFQVDIPKIDVYLYEVDIKPEKCPRRVNREVVDSMVKHFKVTIFGDHLPVYDGKRSLYTANPLPVATGGVDLDVTLPGEGGKDRPFKVTVRFVSLVSWHLLHEVLMGRSVAEPLDLEKPVSTNPVHAVDVVLRHLPSMKYTPVGRSFFSSPEGYDHPLGGGREVWFGFHQSVRPAMWKMMLNIDVSATAFYKAQPVIQFMCEVLDIHNIDEQPRPLTDSHRVKFTKEIKGLKVEVTHCGTMRRKYRVCNVTRRPASLQTFPLQLENGQTVERTVAQYFREKYSLHLKYPHLPCLQVGQEQKHTYLPLEVCNVVAGQRCIKKLTDNQTSTMIKATARSAPDRQEEISRLVRSANYDADPFVQEFQFHIRDEMAQVTGRVLPAPMLQYGGRVSSEPYMQINPALSLQNRTVATPSHGVWDMRGKQFHTGVEIKIWAIACFATQRQCREEMLKSFTDQLRKISKDAGMPIQGQPCFCKYAQGADSVEPMFRHLKNTYLGLQLIIVILPGKTPVYAEVKRVGDTLLGMATQCVQVKNVVKTSPQTLSNLCLKINVKLGGINNILVPHQRPSVFQQPIIFLGADVTHPPAGDGKKPSIAAVVGSMDAHPSRYCATVRVQRPRQEVIQDLASMVRELLIQFYKSTRYKPTRIIFYRDGVSEGQFRQVLYYELLAIREACISLEKEYQPGITYIVVQKRHHTRLFCADRNERVGRSGNIPAGTTVDTDITHPHEFDFYLCSHAGIQGTSRPSHYHVLWDDNCFTADEFQLLTYQLCHTYVRCTRSVSIPAPAYYAHLVAFRARYHLVDKEHDSAEGSHISGQSNGRDPQALAKAVQIHHDTLRTMYFA is encoded by the exons ATGgaaagcggaacaacag GAGCCGCTAGTGCCCAAGCCCTTTTTTCATTACCACAGCGACCCGGCTATGGCACCGTTGGGAAGCCCATCAAGCTTCTTGCAAACTGTTTCCAGGTTGATATCCCCAAGATCGATGTCTACCTCTACGAGGTCGATATCAAACCTGAAAAGTGCCCTCGCCGGGTCAACAG GGAGGTGGTGGACTCCATGGTTAAGCATTTCAAGGTGACCATCTTTGGTGACCATCTTCCAGTTTATGATGGGAAAAGAAGCCTCTACACAGCGAACCCACTTCCTGTTGCAACTGGTGGG GTTGATTTGGACGTCACCCTACCAGGCGAAGGTGGCAAGGACCGCCCGTTTAAGGTCACGGTGAGGTTTGTGTCACTGGTCAGCTGGCATCTGCTGCATGAGGTTTTAATGGGACGAAGCGTAGCTGAACCACTGGACCTCGAGAAACCCGTCAGCACCAATCCAGTTCATGCCGTTGATGTCGTTCTTCGTCACCTTCCCTCCATGAA GTACACGCCTGTCGGACGATCCTTCTTCTCTTCGCCAGAAGGTTACGACCACCCGCTTGGTGGAGGAAGAGAGGTTTGGTTTGGCTTTCATCAGTCGGTGCGGCCGGCGATGTGGAAGATGATGCTCAATATTGATG TGTCAGCCACAGCTTTTTATAAAGCGCAGCCGGTCATCCAGTTCATGTGTGAGGTCCTGGACATCCACAACATTGATGAGCAGCCTCGCCCACTCACCGATTCCCACAGGGTCAAATTCACCAAAGAAATCAAAG GTCTAAAAGTAGAAGTGACACACTGTGGAACCATGCGTAGAAAGTATCGAGTTTGCAATGTAACACGGCGCCCTGCAAGCCTCCAAAC TTTTCCTTTGCAACTGGAGAATGGTCAGACAGTCGAACGCACAGTGGCACAATACTTCCGAGAGAAATACAGCCTGCATCTCAAGTATCCCCACCTGCCTTGCCTGCAGGTGGGCCAAGAACAGAAACATACCTACCTGCCCCTTGAG gtttgcAATGTTGTTGCTGGTCAGCGCTGCATTAAAAAGCTGACAGATAACCAAACATCCACCATGATAAAAGCAACCGCCCGTTCTGCCCCAGACAGACAGGAGGAAATCAGCCGGCTG GTGCGCAGCGCTAATTACGATGCCGACCCATTTGTCCAAGAGTTCCAATTCCACATCCGTGATGAGATGGCTCAGGTGACAGGCCGCGTCCTGCCGGCCCCCATGCTGCAGTATGGCGGCAGGGTGAGCTCCGAACCCTATATG CAGATCAACCCTGCACTGTCGTTGCAGAACCGCACGGTGGCGACGCCCAGTCACGGGGTGTGGGACATGAGGGGGAAGCAGTTCCACACCGGAGTGGAGATCAAGATATGGGCCATTGCCTGTTTCGCCACCCAGAGGCAGTGTCGTGAAGAGATGCTAAA GAGCTTTACCGATCAGCTGCGGAAAATCTCAAAAGATGCCGGCATGCCAATTCAGGGTCAGCCCTGTTTCTGTAAATATGCCCAAGGCGCCGACAGTGTGGAGCCCATGTTCAGACACCTGAAAAACACGTATCTGGGGCTGCAGCTAATCATCGTAATCCTCCCTGGAAAAACACCCGTCTACG CTGAGGTGAAGCGAGTTGGAGACACTCTCCTCGGCATGGCCACTCAGTGTGTCCAGGTGAAGAACGTAGTAAAGACCTCACCACAGACATTGTCCAACCTCTGCCTCAAGATCAACGTCAAACTTGGAGGCATCAACAACATCCTGGTGCCTCACCAACG ACCCTCAGTCttccagcagccaatcatattccTCGGAGCCGACGTCACTCATCCTCCAGCAGGAGATGGCAAGAAGCCATCAATTGCAGCG GTTGTCGGCAGCATGGACGCTCACCCCAGCAGGTACTGTGCTACTGTGCGAGTCCAGAGGCCCAGACAGGAGGTCATCCAAGACTTGGCCTCCATGGTGCGAGAGCTCTTGATCCAGTTCTACAAATCGACCCGCTACAAGCCAACAAGAATTATCTTTTACAGGGATGGTGTGTCGGAGGGCCAGTTCAGACAG GTGCTATATTATGAGCTACTAGCTATCAGAGAGGCATGCATCAGTCTGGAGAAGGAATACCAGCCAGGAATTACCTACATTGTTGTACAAAAACGACATCACACACGCCTCTTCTGTGCAGATCGCAATGAGCGG GTCGGAAGAAGCGGCAACATTCCTGCTGGCACGACAGTGGACACCGACATCACCCACCCTCACGAGTTTGACTTTTACCTCTGCAGTCACGCTGGAATCCAG GGCACAAGCAGGCCGTCCCACTACCACGTGCTGTGGGACGACAACTGTTTCACTGCCGACGAGTTCCAGCTGCTCACCTACCAGCTGTGCCACACGTACGTCCGCTGCACACGCTCCGTCTCCATCCCGGCACCCGCCTACTACGCCCACCTGGTGGCCTTCCGTGCACGCTACCACCTGGTGGACAAAGAACACGACAG CGCGGAGGGCAGCCACATCTCAGGGCAGAGTAACGGCAGGGATCCTCAGGCGTTGGCCAAGGCCGTTCAGATCCACCACGACACGCTGAGGACCATGTACTTCGCGTGA
- the ago3b gene encoding protein argonaute-3 isoform X1: MESGTTGAASAQALFSLPQRPGYGTVGKPIKLLANCFQVDIPKIDVYLYEVDIKPEKCPRRVNREVVDSMVKHFKVTIFGDHLPVYDGKRSLYTANPLPVATGGVDLDVTLPGEGGKDRPFKVTVRFVSLVSWHLLHEVLMGRSVAEPLDLEKPVSTNPVHAVDVVLRHLPSMKYTPVGRSFFSSPEGYDHPLGGGREVWFGFHQSVRPAMWKMMLNIDVSATAFYKAQPVIQFMCEVLDIHNIDEQPRPLTDSHRVKFTKEIKGAEHFPVMSNCQPVISTCHECLFCCCFSYTCFTVFPGLKVEVTHCGTMRRKYRVCNVTRRPASLQTFPLQLENGQTVERTVAQYFREKYSLHLKYPHLPCLQVGQEQKHTYLPLEVCNVVAGQRCIKKLTDNQTSTMIKATARSAPDRQEEISRLVRSANYDADPFVQEFQFHIRDEMAQVTGRVLPAPMLQYGGRQINPALSLQNRTVATPSHGVWDMRGKQFHTGVEIKIWAIACFATQRQCREEMLKSFTDQLRKISKDAGMPIQGQPCFCKYAQGADSVEPMFRHLKNTYLGLQLIIVILPGKTPVYAEVKRVGDTLLGMATQCVQVKNVVKTSPQTLSNLCLKINVKLGGINNILVPHQRPSVFQQPIIFLGADVTHPPAGDGKKPSIAAVVGSMDAHPSRYCATVRVQRPRQEVIQDLASMVRELLIQFYKSTRYKPTRIIFYRDGVSEGQFRQVLYYELLAIREACISLEKEYQPGITYIVVQKRHHTRLFCADRNERVGRSGNIPAGTTVDTDITHPHEFDFYLCSHAGIQGTSRPSHYHVLWDDNCFTADEFQLLTYQLCHTYVRCTRSVSIPAPAYYAHLVAFRARYHLVDKEHDSAEGSHISGQSNGRDPQALAKAVQIHHDTLRTMYFA; the protein is encoded by the exons ATGgaaagcggaacaacag GAGCCGCTAGTGCCCAAGCCCTTTTTTCATTACCACAGCGACCCGGCTATGGCACCGTTGGGAAGCCCATCAAGCTTCTTGCAAACTGTTTCCAGGTTGATATCCCCAAGATCGATGTCTACCTCTACGAGGTCGATATCAAACCTGAAAAGTGCCCTCGCCGGGTCAACAG GGAGGTGGTGGACTCCATGGTTAAGCATTTCAAGGTGACCATCTTTGGTGACCATCTTCCAGTTTATGATGGGAAAAGAAGCCTCTACACAGCGAACCCACTTCCTGTTGCAACTGGTGGG GTTGATTTGGACGTCACCCTACCAGGCGAAGGTGGCAAGGACCGCCCGTTTAAGGTCACGGTGAGGTTTGTGTCACTGGTCAGCTGGCATCTGCTGCATGAGGTTTTAATGGGACGAAGCGTAGCTGAACCACTGGACCTCGAGAAACCCGTCAGCACCAATCCAGTTCATGCCGTTGATGTCGTTCTTCGTCACCTTCCCTCCATGAA GTACACGCCTGTCGGACGATCCTTCTTCTCTTCGCCAGAAGGTTACGACCACCCGCTTGGTGGAGGAAGAGAGGTTTGGTTTGGCTTTCATCAGTCGGTGCGGCCGGCGATGTGGAAGATGATGCTCAATATTGATG TGTCAGCCACAGCTTTTTATAAAGCGCAGCCGGTCATCCAGTTCATGTGTGAGGTCCTGGACATCCACAACATTGATGAGCAGCCTCGCCCACTCACCGATTCCCACAGGGTCAAATTCACCAAAGAAATCAAAGGTGCTGAACATTTTCCAGTAATGTCAAATTGTCAACCTGTTATTTCCACTTGTcatgaatgtttgttttgttgttgtttttcatataCTTGTTTCACTGTATTTCCAGGTCTAAAAGTAGAAGTGACACACTGTGGAACCATGCGTAGAAAGTATCGAGTTTGCAATGTAACACGGCGCCCTGCAAGCCTCCAAAC TTTTCCTTTGCAACTGGAGAATGGTCAGACAGTCGAACGCACAGTGGCACAATACTTCCGAGAGAAATACAGCCTGCATCTCAAGTATCCCCACCTGCCTTGCCTGCAGGTGGGCCAAGAACAGAAACATACCTACCTGCCCCTTGAG gtttgcAATGTTGTTGCTGGTCAGCGCTGCATTAAAAAGCTGACAGATAACCAAACATCCACCATGATAAAAGCAACCGCCCGTTCTGCCCCAGACAGACAGGAGGAAATCAGCCGGCTG GTGCGCAGCGCTAATTACGATGCCGACCCATTTGTCCAAGAGTTCCAATTCCACATCCGTGATGAGATGGCTCAGGTGACAGGCCGCGTCCTGCCGGCCCCCATGCTGCAGTATGGCGGCAGG CAGATCAACCCTGCACTGTCGTTGCAGAACCGCACGGTGGCGACGCCCAGTCACGGGGTGTGGGACATGAGGGGGAAGCAGTTCCACACCGGAGTGGAGATCAAGATATGGGCCATTGCCTGTTTCGCCACCCAGAGGCAGTGTCGTGAAGAGATGCTAAA GAGCTTTACCGATCAGCTGCGGAAAATCTCAAAAGATGCCGGCATGCCAATTCAGGGTCAGCCCTGTTTCTGTAAATATGCCCAAGGCGCCGACAGTGTGGAGCCCATGTTCAGACACCTGAAAAACACGTATCTGGGGCTGCAGCTAATCATCGTAATCCTCCCTGGAAAAACACCCGTCTACG CTGAGGTGAAGCGAGTTGGAGACACTCTCCTCGGCATGGCCACTCAGTGTGTCCAGGTGAAGAACGTAGTAAAGACCTCACCACAGACATTGTCCAACCTCTGCCTCAAGATCAACGTCAAACTTGGAGGCATCAACAACATCCTGGTGCCTCACCAACG ACCCTCAGTCttccagcagccaatcatattccTCGGAGCCGACGTCACTCATCCTCCAGCAGGAGATGGCAAGAAGCCATCAATTGCAGCG GTTGTCGGCAGCATGGACGCTCACCCCAGCAGGTACTGTGCTACTGTGCGAGTCCAGAGGCCCAGACAGGAGGTCATCCAAGACTTGGCCTCCATGGTGCGAGAGCTCTTGATCCAGTTCTACAAATCGACCCGCTACAAGCCAACAAGAATTATCTTTTACAGGGATGGTGTGTCGGAGGGCCAGTTCAGACAG GTGCTATATTATGAGCTACTAGCTATCAGAGAGGCATGCATCAGTCTGGAGAAGGAATACCAGCCAGGAATTACCTACATTGTTGTACAAAAACGACATCACACACGCCTCTTCTGTGCAGATCGCAATGAGCGG GTCGGAAGAAGCGGCAACATTCCTGCTGGCACGACAGTGGACACCGACATCACCCACCCTCACGAGTTTGACTTTTACCTCTGCAGTCACGCTGGAATCCAG GGCACAAGCAGGCCGTCCCACTACCACGTGCTGTGGGACGACAACTGTTTCACTGCCGACGAGTTCCAGCTGCTCACCTACCAGCTGTGCCACACGTACGTCCGCTGCACACGCTCCGTCTCCATCCCGGCACCCGCCTACTACGCCCACCTGGTGGCCTTCCGTGCACGCTACCACCTGGTGGACAAAGAACACGACAG CGCGGAGGGCAGCCACATCTCAGGGCAGAGTAACGGCAGGGATCCTCAGGCGTTGGCCAAGGCCGTTCAGATCCACCACGACACGCTGAGGACCATGTACTTCGCGTGA
- the ago3b gene encoding protein argonaute-3 isoform X7: MESGTTGAASAQALFSLPQRPGYGTVGKPIKLLANCFQVDIPKIDVYLYEVDIKPEKCPRRVNREVVDSMVKHFKVTIFGDHLPVYDGKRSLYTANPLPVATGGVDLDVTLPGEGGKDRPFKVTVRFVSLVSWHLLHEVLMGRSVAEPLDLEKPVSTNPVHAVDVVLRHLPSMKYTPVGRSFFSSPEGYDHPLGGGREVWFGFHQSVRPAMWKMMLNIDVSATAFYKAQPVIQFMCEVLDIHNIDEQPRPLTDSHRVKFTKEIKGLKVEVTHCGTMRRKYRVCNVTRRPASLQTFPLQLENGQTVERTVAQYFREKYSLHLKYPHLPCLQVGQEQKHTYLPLEVCNVVAGQRCIKKLTDNQTSTMIKATARSAPDRQEEISRLVRSANYDADPFVQEFQFHIRDEMAQVTGRVLPAPMLQYGGRNRTVATPSHGVWDMRGKQFHTGVEIKIWAIACFATQRQCREEMLKSFTDQLRKISKDAGMPIQGQPCFCKYAQGADSVEPMFRHLKNTYLGLQLIIVILPGKTPVYAEVKRVGDTLLGMATQCVQVKNVVKTSPQTLSNLCLKINVKLGGINNILVPHQRPSVFQQPIIFLGADVTHPPAGDGKKPSIAAVVGSMDAHPSRYCATVRVQRPRQEVIQDLASMVRELLIQFYKSTRYKPTRIIFYRDGVSEGQFRQVLYYELLAIREACISLEKEYQPGITYIVVQKRHHTRLFCADRNERVGRSGNIPAGTTVDTDITHPHEFDFYLCSHAGIQGTSRPSHYHVLWDDNCFTADEFQLLTYQLCHTYVRCTRSVSIPAPAYYAHLVAFRARYHLVDKEHDSAEGSHISGQSNGRDPQALAKAVQIHHDTLRTMYFA; encoded by the exons ATGgaaagcggaacaacag GAGCCGCTAGTGCCCAAGCCCTTTTTTCATTACCACAGCGACCCGGCTATGGCACCGTTGGGAAGCCCATCAAGCTTCTTGCAAACTGTTTCCAGGTTGATATCCCCAAGATCGATGTCTACCTCTACGAGGTCGATATCAAACCTGAAAAGTGCCCTCGCCGGGTCAACAG GGAGGTGGTGGACTCCATGGTTAAGCATTTCAAGGTGACCATCTTTGGTGACCATCTTCCAGTTTATGATGGGAAAAGAAGCCTCTACACAGCGAACCCACTTCCTGTTGCAACTGGTGGG GTTGATTTGGACGTCACCCTACCAGGCGAAGGTGGCAAGGACCGCCCGTTTAAGGTCACGGTGAGGTTTGTGTCACTGGTCAGCTGGCATCTGCTGCATGAGGTTTTAATGGGACGAAGCGTAGCTGAACCACTGGACCTCGAGAAACCCGTCAGCACCAATCCAGTTCATGCCGTTGATGTCGTTCTTCGTCACCTTCCCTCCATGAA GTACACGCCTGTCGGACGATCCTTCTTCTCTTCGCCAGAAGGTTACGACCACCCGCTTGGTGGAGGAAGAGAGGTTTGGTTTGGCTTTCATCAGTCGGTGCGGCCGGCGATGTGGAAGATGATGCTCAATATTGATG TGTCAGCCACAGCTTTTTATAAAGCGCAGCCGGTCATCCAGTTCATGTGTGAGGTCCTGGACATCCACAACATTGATGAGCAGCCTCGCCCACTCACCGATTCCCACAGGGTCAAATTCACCAAAGAAATCAAAG GTCTAAAAGTAGAAGTGACACACTGTGGAACCATGCGTAGAAAGTATCGAGTTTGCAATGTAACACGGCGCCCTGCAAGCCTCCAAAC TTTTCCTTTGCAACTGGAGAATGGTCAGACAGTCGAACGCACAGTGGCACAATACTTCCGAGAGAAATACAGCCTGCATCTCAAGTATCCCCACCTGCCTTGCCTGCAGGTGGGCCAAGAACAGAAACATACCTACCTGCCCCTTGAG gtttgcAATGTTGTTGCTGGTCAGCGCTGCATTAAAAAGCTGACAGATAACCAAACATCCACCATGATAAAAGCAACCGCCCGTTCTGCCCCAGACAGACAGGAGGAAATCAGCCGGCTG GTGCGCAGCGCTAATTACGATGCCGACCCATTTGTCCAAGAGTTCCAATTCCACATCCGTGATGAGATGGCTCAGGTGACAGGCCGCGTCCTGCCGGCCCCCATGCTGCAGTATGGCGGCAGG AACCGCACGGTGGCGACGCCCAGTCACGGGGTGTGGGACATGAGGGGGAAGCAGTTCCACACCGGAGTGGAGATCAAGATATGGGCCATTGCCTGTTTCGCCACCCAGAGGCAGTGTCGTGAAGAGATGCTAAA GAGCTTTACCGATCAGCTGCGGAAAATCTCAAAAGATGCCGGCATGCCAATTCAGGGTCAGCCCTGTTTCTGTAAATATGCCCAAGGCGCCGACAGTGTGGAGCCCATGTTCAGACACCTGAAAAACACGTATCTGGGGCTGCAGCTAATCATCGTAATCCTCCCTGGAAAAACACCCGTCTACG CTGAGGTGAAGCGAGTTGGAGACACTCTCCTCGGCATGGCCACTCAGTGTGTCCAGGTGAAGAACGTAGTAAAGACCTCACCACAGACATTGTCCAACCTCTGCCTCAAGATCAACGTCAAACTTGGAGGCATCAACAACATCCTGGTGCCTCACCAACG ACCCTCAGTCttccagcagccaatcatattccTCGGAGCCGACGTCACTCATCCTCCAGCAGGAGATGGCAAGAAGCCATCAATTGCAGCG GTTGTCGGCAGCATGGACGCTCACCCCAGCAGGTACTGTGCTACTGTGCGAGTCCAGAGGCCCAGACAGGAGGTCATCCAAGACTTGGCCTCCATGGTGCGAGAGCTCTTGATCCAGTTCTACAAATCGACCCGCTACAAGCCAACAAGAATTATCTTTTACAGGGATGGTGTGTCGGAGGGCCAGTTCAGACAG GTGCTATATTATGAGCTACTAGCTATCAGAGAGGCATGCATCAGTCTGGAGAAGGAATACCAGCCAGGAATTACCTACATTGTTGTACAAAAACGACATCACACACGCCTCTTCTGTGCAGATCGCAATGAGCGG GTCGGAAGAAGCGGCAACATTCCTGCTGGCACGACAGTGGACACCGACATCACCCACCCTCACGAGTTTGACTTTTACCTCTGCAGTCACGCTGGAATCCAG GGCACAAGCAGGCCGTCCCACTACCACGTGCTGTGGGACGACAACTGTTTCACTGCCGACGAGTTCCAGCTGCTCACCTACCAGCTGTGCCACACGTACGTCCGCTGCACACGCTCCGTCTCCATCCCGGCACCCGCCTACTACGCCCACCTGGTGGCCTTCCGTGCACGCTACCACCTGGTGGACAAAGAACACGACAG CGCGGAGGGCAGCCACATCTCAGGGCAGAGTAACGGCAGGGATCCTCAGGCGTTGGCCAAGGCCGTTCAGATCCACCACGACACGCTGAGGACCATGTACTTCGCGTGA